A stretch of the Actinotalea sp. JY-7876 genome encodes the following:
- a CDS encoding MarR family winged helix-turn-helix transcriptional regulator — protein sequence MSRSGADLALLLLGGYRTLVDAATRELAARGHDDVRPVHDFAMRAIDAGADTASELGRRMSVSKQAAAKTITTLLERGYVVREPDPADARRKRIQVTPLGFEVMREGEAIFDDLRAAWERRLGTPGLAALESSLTTLVGPSPVRPDAPGWVADDAR from the coding sequence ATGTCCCGGTCCGGCGCCGACCTCGCGCTCCTCCTCCTCGGCGGCTACCGCACGCTCGTCGACGCCGCGACCCGCGAGCTCGCCGCCCGCGGCCACGACGACGTGCGACCCGTCCACGACTTCGCCATGCGCGCCATCGACGCCGGCGCGGACACCGCCTCCGAGCTCGGGCGGCGCATGTCCGTCTCCAAGCAGGCGGCCGCCAAGACGATCACCACGCTCCTCGAGCGCGGCTACGTCGTGCGCGAGCCGGACCCCGCCGACGCGCGCCGCAAACGCATCCAGGTCACGCCCCTGGGCTTCGAGGTGATGCGCGAGGGCGAGGCGATCTTCGACGACCTGCGTGCCGCGTGGGAGCGGCGCCTCGGCACCCCGGGGCTGGCGGCCCTGGAGTCGTCGCTGACCACCCTGGTGGGCCCCTCGCCCGTCCGGCCGGACGCACCCGGCTGGGTCGCCGACGACGCCCGGTGA
- a CDS encoding alpha/beta fold hydrolase, whose product MSVAASSGPGARVAHHTVAVGGTRLHHASAGEAGSPVLLVHGFPESWWAFHRLIPRLAARHRVVAVDLRGFGDSACDDGPYGSATSAADLHALVAHLGLGPVHLLGQDVSGATVVRLAAEHPDDVLSLTAVEMGLAGFGLEALADPTRGGSWHVGALAAPGVPELLLAGRERELLAQWWFPAMTAVPGAVGPADVDELARGYARPGGWRGAAGLYRSVLTEGDELRALLGAAPLRVPVLAVGGGGGEFTARTMAQVSAGDVVDVRLDGVGHHVALEAPGALAAAMLDFLAGVDAGS is encoded by the coding sequence ATGTCCGTCGCAGCATCGAGCGGTCCGGGGGCCCGCGTCGCGCACCACACGGTCGCCGTGGGCGGGACGCGGCTCCATCACGCCTCCGCGGGTGAGGCGGGCTCTCCCGTCCTCCTGGTCCACGGGTTTCCCGAGTCCTGGTGGGCCTTCCACCGGCTCATCCCCCGGCTGGCGGCGCGGCACCGGGTCGTCGCCGTCGACCTGCGCGGCTTCGGCGACTCGGCGTGCGACGACGGCCCGTACGGCAGCGCGACGTCGGCGGCGGACCTGCACGCGCTCGTCGCGCACCTGGGCCTCGGTCCGGTGCACCTGCTCGGGCAGGACGTCAGCGGCGCCACGGTGGTCCGGCTCGCCGCGGAGCACCCCGACGACGTGCTGAGCCTCACGGCCGTCGAGATGGGCCTGGCGGGCTTCGGTCTCGAGGCGCTCGCCGACCCGACGCGGGGCGGCTCGTGGCACGTCGGCGCCCTCGCGGCGCCGGGCGTCCCCGAGCTGCTGCTCGCCGGTCGCGAGCGCGAGCTGCTGGCGCAGTGGTGGTTCCCGGCCATGACGGCCGTGCCGGGGGCAGTGGGCCCGGCCGACGTCGACGAGCTCGCCCGGGGCTACGCGCGCCCGGGCGGGTGGCGCGGCGCCGCCGGCCTCTACCGGTCGGTGCTCACCGAGGGCGACGAGCTCCGCGCACTCCTCGGGGCGGCGCCGCTGCGGGTCCCGGTGCTGGCCGTCGGCGGGGGCGGCGGGGAGTTCACGGCCCGCACGATGGCTCAGGTCAGCGCGGGCGACGTCGTCGACGTGCGGCTCGACGGGGTGGGTCA